A single window of Flavobacterium sp. 140616W15 DNA harbors:
- a CDS encoding sigma-54 dependent transcriptional regulator, which translates to MSKILIIEDEAAIRRVLTKILSEENDSYQVEDAEDGISGLEKIKNNDYDLVLCDIKMPKMDGVEVLEEVKKIKPEIPMVMISGHGDMETAIHTMRLGAFDYISKPPDLNRLLNTVRNALDRKKLVVENKILKKKVSRNYEMIGDSEAISHIKIMIDKVAETEARVLITGPNGTGKELVAHQLHEKSGRSNYPLIEVNCAAIPSELIESELFGHVKGAFTSAVKDRAGKFEAADKGTIFLDEIGDMSLSAQAKVLRALQESMITRVGAEKDIKVDVRVVAATNKDLKIEIAEGRFREDLYHRLAVILIKVPPLNDRREDIPALITHFVEKIASEQGNAVKLFSPQAIQLLQEYDWTGNIRELRNVVERLIILGGSEISETDVKMFASK; encoded by the coding sequence AGTACTTACCAAAATACTATCAGAAGAAAATGATAGCTATCAAGTGGAGGATGCAGAAGATGGTATTTCGGGACTTGAAAAGATAAAAAATAACGATTACGATTTGGTTTTGTGTGATATCAAAATGCCAAAAATGGATGGTGTTGAGGTATTGGAAGAAGTGAAGAAAATCAAACCTGAGATTCCAATGGTTATGATTTCTGGCCATGGTGATATGGAAACAGCAATTCATACCATGCGCTTAGGAGCATTTGATTATATTTCAAAACCGCCAGATTTAAATCGTTTGTTAAATACAGTTCGTAATGCTTTGGACAGAAAAAAGCTTGTTGTTGAAAATAAGATTTTAAAGAAAAAAGTAAGTAGAAATTATGAAATGATCGGTGATAGTGAAGCTATTAGTCATATTAAAATTATGATTGATAAAGTAGCCGAAACCGAAGCAAGAGTTTTAATTACAGGGCCTAATGGAACCGGAAAAGAATTGGTTGCACATCAACTGCATGAAAAAAGCGGACGTTCTAATTATCCTTTAATTGAAGTAAACTGTGCAGCGATTCCTAGCGAATTAATCGAAAGTGAATTGTTCGGACATGTAAAAGGTGCTTTTACATCGGCTGTAAAAGACAGAGCAGGTAAGTTTGAAGCAGCTGACAAAGGGACTATCTTTCTAGATGAAATTGGGGATATGAGTCTTTCGGCCCAAGCCAAAGTTTTGCGTGCTCTACAAGAAAGCATGATTACAAGAGTAGGAGCTGAAAAAGATATAAAAGTAGATGTTCGTGTGGTTGCCGCAACGAATAAAGATTTAAAAATCGAAATTGCAGAAGGACGTTTTCGAGAAGATTTATATCATCGTTTGGCTGTGATTTTGATAAAAGTTCCACCTTTGAACGATAGAAGAGAAGATATTCCTGCTTTGATTACTCATTTTGTTGAAAAAATAGCATCAGAGCAAGGAAATGCTGTTAAGTTATTTTCGCCTCAAGCAATACAATTATTGCAAGAATATGATTGGACAGGAAACATAAGAGAGTTAAGAAACGTTGTGGAACGCCTTATCATATTAGGTGGAAGTGAAATTTCTGAAACAGATGTAAAAATGTTCGCAAGCAAATAA
- a CDS encoding putative signal transducing protein, with protein MGLMKVFSGSEILAQALQQKLEEAQVDTVIKNNIQSARLGGFGNTDLAVEVFIQETDFAKANPVIEDFRMSL; from the coding sequence ATGGGATTAATGAAAGTATTTTCGGGGAGTGAAATTTTAGCACAAGCGTTACAGCAAAAATTGGAAGAGGCGCAAGTAGATACAGTAATTAAAAATAATATCCAATCGGCTCGTTTAGGTGGTTTTGGAAATACAGATTTAGCTGTTGAAGTATTTATTCAAGAGACTGATTTTGCAAAAGCAAATCCTGTTATCGAAGACTTTAGAATGAGTCTTTAA
- a CDS encoding DEAD/DEAH box helicase has protein sequence MFEDETKKINEKLQEALIENGLTEANALQQETFSTLKSGVDCIVVAPKGSGKSTTIVLNVIQQLAGKTEESPRALIIVEDKAKVLEMEELFEKYGKYNNLEVYGVHDKGDMDYDKNYISTGIDVLIGTPNKLSDMFTTAGYNVNRLKMFILDDANPILKLRHETKIMRISNSIAKTQRIVFAEQLTESIEILTDKMLLEPYLFEIDEEEDNEDEEEDIEE, from the coding sequence ATCTTTGAAGATGAAACTAAAAAAATAAACGAAAAGTTACAGGAAGCATTAATTGAAAACGGTTTAACTGAAGCTAATGCATTGCAGCAGGAAACTTTTTCTACACTAAAGAGTGGGGTGGATTGTATTGTTGTGGCTCCAAAAGGAAGTGGGAAATCAACAACGATTGTATTGAATGTTATTCAGCAATTGGCAGGTAAAACTGAAGAATCACCACGTGCTTTGATTATTGTAGAAGACAAAGCAAAGGTGCTAGAAATGGAAGAACTTTTTGAGAAATACGGTAAGTATAATAATCTTGAGGTTTACGGAGTACATGACAAAGGAGATATGGATTATGATAAAAACTATATATCGACTGGGATTGACGTTTTAATCGGTACGCCAAATAAACTAAGCGATATGTTTACTACTGCAGGATACAATGTAAATCGTTTGAAAATGTTTATTTTAGATGATGCTAATCCAATCTTAAAATTACGTCATGAAACTAAAATCATGCGTATTTCTAATAGTATTGCTAAAACGCAACGAATTGTTTTTGCAGAACAACTGACAGAAAGCATCGAAATTTTGACTGATAAAATGTTACTGGAGCCTTATTTATTCGAAATAGATGAGGAAGAAGACAACGAGGATGAAGAAGAGGATATTGAAGAATAG